A genome region from Deinococcus sp. KNUC1210 includes the following:
- the gatB gene encoding Asp-tRNA(Asn)/Glu-tRNA(Gln) amidotransferase subunit GatB yields MSQPTPTTDLQAVIGLEVHLHLDTRTKMFSACGTDYFGAGPNTYTDPLTLGLPGTLPTVNARAVDLAIMFGLALGCDVSGFTQFHRKNYYYPDAPKNYQISQYDRPIARNGFLEVDGVRIGITRAHLEDDAGKLMHPLYAPYSLLDLNRAGMPLIEMVTEPDLRTPEQARRFLGLVRAVAQSLGVSEANPEEGQMRCDVNVSVHRPGTPFGTKVEVKNLNSFRSVQRALEYEIARQTRIVSAGGTISQDTMGWDDGGQKTFVMRTKEGEADYRYFPDPDLPPLNITPDWIERVRATMPELPTQKHARYLAVGLRESDADSISIDVPLSRFLDAALKEPGTDTSADHAQKLANWLLTDVAGWLSAHELTLAQSKLTPAHLSALVRLVSAGTLSGKMAKELLPTVMEGADPAALVQERGLSVVTDTGAIEAAIDAAMQADPATVEKVRSGNTKAVNALFGPVMKAMGGQAKPDVVRTLLNQKLGL; encoded by the coding sequence ATGTCCCAGCCCACCCCCACCACCGACCTTCAAGCCGTCATCGGGCTGGAAGTCCATCTGCATCTGGACACCCGCACCAAGATGTTCAGCGCCTGCGGCACCGATTATTTCGGGGCTGGCCCCAACACCTATACCGATCCGCTGACGCTGGGGCTGCCCGGCACCTTGCCGACCGTCAATGCCCGCGCCGTCGATCTGGCGATCATGTTCGGACTGGCGCTGGGCTGCGACGTTTCGGGCTTTACCCAGTTTCACCGCAAGAACTACTACTACCCCGACGCGCCCAAGAACTACCAGATTTCGCAGTACGACCGCCCGATTGCCCGGAACGGCTTTCTGGAAGTGGACGGCGTGCGGATCGGGATTACCCGTGCCCACCTCGAAGACGACGCGGGCAAGCTGATGCACCCGCTGTATGCGCCCTACAGCCTACTCGACCTGAACCGCGCCGGAATGCCCCTGATCGAGATGGTGACCGAACCCGATCTCCGCACGCCGGAACAGGCACGGCGGTTTCTGGGACTGGTGCGGGCGGTGGCGCAGTCGCTGGGCGTGTCGGAGGCCAACCCCGAGGAAGGCCAGATGCGCTGCGACGTGAACGTGTCGGTTCATCGCCCCGGCACACCGTTCGGCACCAAAGTCGAGGTCAAGAACCTCAACAGCTTCCGCAGCGTGCAGCGGGCGCTGGAATACGAGATTGCGCGGCAGACCCGCATCGTGTCGGCGGGCGGCACCATCAGCCAGGACACGATGGGCTGGGACGACGGCGGTCAGAAGACCTTCGTGATGCGGACCAAGGAGGGCGAGGCCGATTACCGCTACTTCCCCGACCCCGATCTGCCCCCGCTGAACATCACGCCCGACTGGATCGAGCGCGTGCGGGCCACCATGCCCGAACTGCCGACCCAGAAACACGCCCGCTATCTGGCCGTGGGGCTGCGCGAATCCGACGCCGACAGCATCAGTATCGACGTGCCGCTCAGCCGCTTTCTGGACGCGGCCCTGAAAGAGCCCGGCACCGACACCTCTGCCGATCACGCGCAGAAGCTCGCCAACTGGCTGCTGACCGACGTGGCGGGCTGGCTGAGTGCTCACGAGCTGACGCTGGCACAGAGCAAACTGACGCCCGCCCATCTGAGCGCCCTGGTGAGGCTGGTCAGTGCCGGAACCCTCAGCGGCAAGATGGCGAAGGAACTGCTGCCCACCGTGATGGAAGGCGCAGACCCGGCAGCGCTGGTGCAGGAACGCGGCCTGAGCGTCGTGACCGATACGGGCGCGATTGAAGCCGCCATCGACGCCGCCATGCAGGCCGACCCGGCCACCGTCGAAAAGGTGCGCTCGGGCAATACCAAGGCCGTCAACGCGCTGTTCGGCCCGGTGATGAAGGCGATGGGGGGACAGGCCAAGCCCGACGTGGTCCGGACGCTGCTGAATCAGAAGCTGGGGCTGTAA